gagtgggtgagggaaaggctgtggatgtggtctacctggacttcagtaaagcctttgacactgtctcccacagcattctcctagagaagctggcggctcacgacttagacaggtgcactcatcgctgggtaaaaaactggccggacggccaagcccagagagttgtggtcaacggagttaaatccagttggcggccggtcacgagcggtgttccccagggctcagtattggggacagtcctgttcaatatctttatcaatgatctggacgaggggattgagtgctccctcagtaagtttgcagatgacaccaagctgggcaggagtgttgatctgctcaagggtaggaaagctctgcagagggacctggacaggctggatcgatgggccgaggccaactgtatgaggttcaacacggtcaagtgccgggtcctgcactttggccacagcaaccccatgcaacgctacaggcttggggaagagtggctggaaagctgctcagaggaaaaagacctgggggtgctggttgacagcaggctgaacatgagctggcagtgtgctcaggtggccaagaaggccaacggcatcctggcctttatcagaaatagtgtggccagcaggagcagggagtgatcgtgcccctgtacttggcactggtgaggccgcacctcgaatactgtgttcagttttgggcccctcactacaagagggaggtgttggagcgtgtccagagaaggggaacgaagctggtgaagggcctggagcacaagtcttatgaggagcagctgagggaactggggttgtttagtctggagaagaggaggctgaggggagacctcatcgcgctctacaactacctgaaaggaggttgtagtgaggtgggggttggtctcttctcccaagtaactagcgataggatgagaggaaatggcctcaagttgtgccaggggaggtttagattggacattaggagaaatttctttactgaaagagtggtcaggccttggaacaggctgcccagggaagtggtggagtcaccattcctgaaagtatttaaaagatgtgtaggtgaggcgcttagggacatggtgtagtgggcatggtggtgttgggttgacggttggactggatgatcttagaggtcttttccaaccttaatgattctatgattctatgattcacaaaGACATTTGAGCAGCTCTTGACTTGCATTAACTCCACTGTTGGCTGCGTTCAGGTTGGGCAGAATCCAGCTAAGCCTCCCGTCCAAGTCAAATGACCAAGAAACAGTGATCATTCACCATTGAATCATTCAGTTCTACTTCACTTTTTCATCCCATTCATGTCCAAAGGAGGCCCATGTCCTACTTtctatgtatatatttttctctagAACACAAAAGCTCTGATGCCCATCAGTGAGTCCCGCATAGGACATAGTTTCATGAAGCATCCTTGTTCACAGCAGGGTTACTCACCTCAGAAAATGTCACAGTGTAAACATTTCAGTGGCAATATTGCGAGTCTCCTTAATAGAATTTTACATCATGGAGcacttttattttcactgtgtggCTACAGCAACTTCTATGGTTAAATGTCTCTAACAGCATTTCTTCTGACCTCCTTAAACTTTCTCTACACAGGCCATACTCTCTGGCATAGGCACAGGTTCTCTGCTGAATGTAAATGATACCACTATGGTGTTTgggcaggaaattatttttcctgaccCACAACAGTTTTTGTCATTCAAGATCAAGACAAAAAGATAAAGTCTGCAAAATTCACACAGCTGAATCTAAAAATCAGCATCCGTTTCCTTTTGATATTGTTCTTATTAGAATGAGATTGATTCCTGTTGATTTGGTGcccaaagaaatgaaaattcttttCACAGAAAGTTCATCAATTCAAGCCCAATGTTCATCGAAACCCTctctcttttttgaaaaaaaaaaagaggagggaagttGACAAATTTCCAGCAGAATATAAAATGGAACATGACGCCTGTCCTTTCTCAGCAAGCTCTTGTGTTTAAACTCTCCTTTTCAGTTTTGCCCATGGCACAGCTAAAGATATATGTGAGTTGCTCAACAGTCTGTCAGCTGGAACAGGGTTTTGGAGGCTTTCAAATTCCTCTTGTGTATACGAGGAAATAATCAGTACCACATGATAGTGTCATGAAGTTCAAAGTGGTTTAAACACATCCTCATCTCCTGCCACCCAGACCCTGGTCCAGATCCTACTTTACTACCGCAGTCAGACATAAAGTCAGTTGTTGAGGTAGAAAAAGATGAACCTGCTCCTACcataaaacagctttttttcatcAAGCTTTAAAATTTGGACATCGATACATTTCCTGTAAGCCTACCAAAACGTACAGAAATGATCATATGGCGGGTATCTGGGCTGTTTTCAGTATCAGGTGGCAGCATCGTTCCTTTAGCAACTGTTTCAGATGCTACTGTGTAATGTAGTCCTTTCCTGCATAATTCAGCAGTGTTTTGGTATAGATCATGTCTCTCTGAAACCAAAGTCTTTCTCATCACATCAGTCAGAAGTACATTGGACTTAAGCTAGTAACCCACAAACTCTTCCATACATGTTCAGCTATACCCCTACAAGCTGCCCTATTGTGAGAAACAGTAATGGTCTTTTCCCATTTATGTGTCTTTCCTTTCAGACTACAGGTAATATGGTCACAAAACTGCACagcctgaaaaaaatcacaagccaGCCTGTGGACTGGTGTTTCCAGTCCTCAAAAACTATCACTTCCAATGGGGTTTGGTGGAGCGAAGCTGACACCAGTGTTGGTCTCAGAGGACCAAGGAGGTTGTGGCTGCGCTTGCTCAGCTTTGGTTTTCTCTGCCAGTGCTTCATGGACCTCCATCAGATTGCACTGGTACAGCCAGAGGTAGAAGATAGCTCCATGTTTGTTAGGGTAAgctcccctcttttttcctgagGACTTTCACCCATTCTTGTAAATTATGTTTTGTATCTAGTTCTCCAGTGTAAAGAGACTCTCCTGAAAGGCCATTTCATTTGGGAGGAAAGGGATAAAGGCTTCCCACGGCCTCCTATTTCTAGAGGGCACATTTAAAGAGCTCTCATCTGATCTCTGTAAAAACAGCAGAAACCTCTTTAACTTCACTGAACTGGATTTCCTGCAGCATAGGATACCTCACAAGAGAATCTGAATCAGAAAAATTACTAGACAGTGTTGTGCATGCTGCCTAGGAAATGCCAGTAGTTTCAGTGAGATAGCACTCCTATCCATCTCATCTCTGCCTCTGCATCAACTAATACAGGCAGGCTGTCTGAGCAAAAGGCTGTTGCAAAATGCCTTTGTGTCTAAGGAATTTGGAGGAAGCCCAGTAAGAAGTGGTTATACAGTAACTGTACTGATGAAGTTACAGAAGTGAACTTCCCTATGACCCTGTGGTTTCACTATTGGAATGATATGAAAAGAGAGAGCCAAAGCTGGCTGGTAGCTGTGACATGACATCAACGGGGAAGTCAAAGGAAAGATTTGTTTAACATGCTTTTGTTTACTTCTTAGAATAGTGATGACATTACATTAACACCACCAAAAAGTGAGTCACATGTAATTGCCACTTGGAGCTATCAGGATCTATATAAGCATTTTAGCTGTGGTCTTGGGAGACAGAAGGCGAAACCCTTTCTGCTGTAGCAAGGCTCCTTAGCAAGCTGGGCACTATGCAATACCTCCTACTTTGTGCTGCCATCCTCCTACCTGAGAGTCTTGCTTTTCCAGCACGAGAATCATGGGGCAACACAGCCTTTGAGAATGTAAAGGTATGTTACCAGAGGGACAATGTAACTGCATTATGAATAACCTGGTTTTTGATTCAGTTTCTACATTCCTTTTCTATCGGTTTATATTATCTTCTTATCTTACATTACCACAACAGTTTTTGCAGAGGTGACATAAAACAATTTAAACTTGCTGACTAGTTAGATAACTTACAAAAGGGACCAAGTTCCAACTGGTAAATAAAGGGGAGCAtgtcatttttaaaacatctaaaaaatATTATGTAGACTACATTGGAAGGCTGCGGATTTGAATGCTCAGTaaattgtgtttatttaaaaggatTTCTTGCTTACAGTGTTTCGCTGCTATTGCAATGCTTTTTATATATGCTAATCTATACTACAGAGAAAAACAGCACTTGCTAaactgaaatgggaagaaaaaatacatctgaaacTAGCCATGACTGCAGGACGATGAAACAATTCAATCAAATGTAACATGCAGTCACTAAAAGATCAcagatattaatttttattttccttttcttcttccaggcATATCTTGATAAATACTTTCCACTTTTTACAAAAACACAAAGCCTAAGCTTAGAAGACAGGattaaagaaatgcagaggtTTTTCCACCTGACTGTAACtggaaaattaaatgcagaaacagaagaaaccaTGAAACAGCCCAGATGTGGAGTCCCCGATATAGCAGACTACAAAACATTTCCTGGAAGTCCAAGATGGAAAAAGACACATTTGACTTACAAGTTAGTGATGTTTCAGGTTTTTGGGGAAGGGGTTGCTTCGTATTTAACTATGTGGGTTTCCTTCATACCCTAAATGACATTAATCTGTTTCCTTCTGCTCCCAGAATTTTCAATTATACACCTGATCTACCCCCAAAGAAAGTGGATGATGCAATTAGAAGGGCTTTTATGGTATGGAGTGATGTGACTCCACTGCAGTTCCGAAGAGTATTCAAGGGACATGCAGACATTGTGATTGGATTTGCGCATCGTGGTGAGAAtacctgtcatttttaaaatgcaatggtCTATATTTGACtcaaagcatgcatttttatAGCCTCAGCtttaagaaagaacaaagagTTTGGAATTATTCTGAAGTCTGCAtaaattttatcttctctttatCATGCCACCAAACTTGTATGTTATGATTCAGTTTTCCTCCTATGAAACCATTAGAAAATCCTTGCAGGGTTACAGCTGTGAAATGGAGGGAGAATTCAGCTCCAGAATGAGACACCTAAATTTAGATGTTCAAGGCTCTGTCTGCCTTGACAAATAGTGCAAAGTAATGGGAACAGATCTGTAGAGCAAACCAGCCGGTTCTGAAGATCCAGCCTCCACAGGCTGGATTCAGGCAGGTTCAGGCAGGTTTACTTTGGTCTAGATCTAGTCTGGTTCCCTGGACTAAACAGTCTTTGGCAGCTGGGGTGCATTAGGTTTGGCCATAGAGAGTATCTTCTAGCTGATTTTCTTCCAGAAGGAATACCATTGGTGCACTCCAAAATTGCACCAAGGTGCAAGCCAAAGTATGGTAAATGCGGATCAGTAGAGTCACTTCAGAAGCTCACTTGTGATCCAGACTAATACATGGATGTAGCCACAACTTGTGCCTGGCACCTAAACTGACTCAACTTAGCCAAACTAAATGCCTACTTTAAGGTTAGCTGACTTGTTCTCTAGATCCATTGACCATATTTGCTAGATCTCCATTGGCTGTAAGTGAAGATCAGACACCTGCCTTACAAGTAGATGACGGCATATAACCACTAAAGTGTCCCAAGCTCATGCTTCACTGATGGGAAGCATATTATGTTGCCATGAAGAGTCAACTAATGTGCCAGTCAAAGTGAGAAAGGATCCTGCAAGCTGGAATGGGTTTTAAGCCCTCGTCATGCACTAGGACTAGGTCTCTTCTGCCTCGACCATCCACCTGGTCTGAGGGAAAGGACACAAAATGGCATTTGAGTGCCCAAATACTCCTCAATCAAGTCAGAAGCTCACTAAGGGGTAGGGGAAAATTTTCAGAGCTGGTACAAACATACCATCCTGTCAGCTCTTGCACTCAAGGTAGGAAATGGTAACGTTCCACATGCACTGTGATAGAAGTAGGTAATAGACCATACTCCAAGGCTGGGGACAAATGAACTTAGCCCTTCAGGAACATGGTTATCTATCCCAAACCATTGTCTTCCACTAAAATCAGTAGAAGTGAGAATGGCTACAAGTAATGTTGCCCAGTACTTTCAATATTGAAAACATTCAGGTGCTTATAACGTTGTCAAGCATCAAGTAGTTATTCTGAAATAATACCTGATTGCTGCCTCAGAAACACATTTCTGACAAAGGCTCAGAAAAAATGTTCAGCTCTTTCTGAAACATGCAGCAGCCTGAATTATCAAATACAAGTTTTGAACTTGTTATGAATTGTGAGATTGTTTCCTAAGCCTTGCTCCTCATTTTTACAACCTTGCTGCTAtcgtaggatttttttttaaggattggTAATGAACAAAACTAGCACAAACAAGCAACGTGCTTCAATTTGCTGAATTTAAACATTACAGCTGATGCCATCTGatgacatttatttcttttcaaatgcagAGCATGGTGATGGATATCCTTTTGACGGAAGAGGTAACACACTAGCTCATGCGTTTGCACCTGGAGAAGGGCTTGGTGGAGATGCTCATTTTGATGATGATGAAAGGTGGTCAGAGTCCAATCGAGGTAAAACCCACATGTGTGTATGAAGGGGAAAGGCGAATATTGTATATGTTAGAAGAACACAGCCATAGGAAATGCTTTCCATAACTCTTCATGCTTCGGTACCATTTCAGTACCaacatttcagttcttttcaaCTACCTTTCAAAGTACTTGTGCTTCATTATCATTAGCAGCTACATAATGCCTGTTCTGTccatattttaaagcacttttcaCAGGCTAAACAAGGACTATGAGCCTCTGCTTTCTACATAAATTATGAAAAGGTAAAATGACTTGCTTGTAGGAAGAAGGTTGACTAAAAGCAGAGTTGGAAAGAGACTCAAGGTCTCTAGATGCGTATGCAAGGGATCggtaatgtttttattaaaatattatagttACATAAGAAAGTTCAGTAATAACTGATCAAAACTCCGAGGTTTCATTCCAAGGGAATGAAAGATGTAAATTCTCCTGCTACTTTGGTTCTTTGTATGCTAAAAAGAAATTCCATACCTTTAACATACTTTTCTATGCTTCTGTGCTGCAGAAGTTAATTTGTTTCTTGTTGCTGCTCACGAATTTGGCCATTCTTTGGGACTTGCTCATTCAAATGTCCGTGAAGCTCTGATGTACCCTATCTACTCATATGTGAACCCAGCAACCTTCAGACTTTCAGAGGACGATAAGCGAGGAATTCAGAAGTTATACGGTAAATTCATGatgagattttattttcaagataaaatCTACTGGGGAACAGGTTTCACTACTCTCCCTGATTGCAAGGGCCTCATCAAATTAccgaaaagaaagaaggggaacaAACTTGGGAAAAACACATTCCTGTATACTCCGTCCACTATGTTCCTTCTGTAGTGTGTCCCCACTGCAACCAAGAGGTGACGGAGCAGCAGTGCAGCGGTCTGGCACACTGTCTTCCTGCACACCCACATATTGCCAAACAAATCCTGTGGACCTTGCTCTGCGAATGAGCTGTTTCACTGAGTGGGACTACCGGCAGGGAAATGAGAGATACTGTGCCACTTACCAAGTCAATGGGACAGTTCAGTGAAGGCAGAAACTATTCAGCAGTAGGAGTGGAACATAACCAGAATTGACCCCACAGGGTAAACTTTGccaggtttgcttttctttaggcACCACCTTGCTCAGAGCGTGCTAGAGGAACACTAGGAATAAAACACAGTTGTCTCCATTGTCCATTTCCAGTACAGTCTCTATATTTTGTGCTTCTTTCCCACAGGGAGAAAGTCGTCAAACTCT
This genomic interval from Calonectris borealis chromosome 1, bCalBor7.hap1.2, whole genome shotgun sequence contains the following:
- the MMP7 gene encoding matrilysin, with product MQYLLLCAAILLPESLAFPARESWGNTAFENVKAYLDKYFPLFTKTQSLSLEDRIKEMQRFFHLTVTGKLNAETEETMKQPRCGVPDIADYKTFPGSPRWKKTHLTYKIFNYTPDLPPKKVDDAIRRAFMVWSDVTPLQFRRVFKGHADIVIGFAHREHGDGYPFDGRGNTLAHAFAPGEGLGGDAHFDDDERWSESNREVNLFLVAAHEFGHSLGLAHSNVREALMYPIYSYVNPATFRLSEDDKRGIQKLYACCKTGGRERGPGGRERGPGGRERGPGGRERGPGGRERGPGGRERGPGGRERGPGGRERGPGGRERGPGRASPAEEWAEAVPRATSPASGRAAGPGPR